The following is a genomic window from Halarcobacter mediterraneus.
ACAAAGTTAAAAATGGATAACAAAACAAAAGCTATGGGAATTCACTTTAGTGGAATAGGGTTCTCTGTTTTTGTAACAGATATAATTGTAAGAATTGTATTTGCATATGAGGCAACTTGGAGAGATGCTTGGATAGTATTAACTATCTTTGGTTTTATAGCTTCAATATATTCAATGTATATTTTGTCTTTTGATAAAGAACTTAAACAAAACGTAGTAAAACATAAATTTGACAGGTCTTTATTTTCTCCTTTTGTAGTACTTCTTATTATTGCTTACTTTACAGAAGGTGTAGGATTTGTTGTGCAAGGTACATTTTTGCCAGATATTATAAACTCCCTTGAGGGCTTAGATGGTTATGGAAGTTTTACTTGGACTTTAGTTGGTCTTGCTGGTATTCCTTCTTGTATTATTTGGATGACTTTGGCAAATAAGTTTGGAAGTGTAAATATTATTATAATAGCCATGTTAGTACAAATAGTTGGTATTCTTATTTCAGCTTTGACAACAAATGTTTATCTTAATCTTTTTTCTGGAGTTTTATATGGTGGAACTTTTGTAGGATTAGTTGCATTATTTATGAATTTAGGTGGAAAGTTGGCTGGAAAAAATCCTGTTGTTTTGATGGGTGCCTTTACAACTGCATATGGAATAGGGCAAGTTGGTGCTCCTTTATATAGTGTAAAACTTATTGAACTTTATAATAGTTACTCTGAAGCTTTATATGTAACGGCTTTAATTGTATTTATAGGTGTTTTATTATTAATGTTTTCAAAAACAATTATGACAGAAGAACAAAGAAATTTATAAAAAGAGGAGTTTAAATGCCAATAATAAATGTAAAAATGACCCATGAAGATGGTGGAGCAACAAAAGAACAAAAAGAGCAATTAGCTCAAAAACTAACTCAAGCTTTTGTTGAAGTATTTAAAAGAGGTGAAAAAACTTGTGTTGTAACAGTAGATGAGATATCTACAGATAATTATGCAATAGGTGGAGAAACTATTACAAATATTAGAAAGAAGAGTTGATATTATTTTAATATTAACTCTTCTTTTTTTCCATTTTATATTTACCAAAAAAGTATATCAAAGCAATAAATCCCAATAAATCAAATAAAAAAGCAAACCAAGCGTTAATTAAAAAAGCATAAGCACCCCAAGAAACTGTAGATATTAGTAGTAATGATTTCATTTTAAAAGAGTCTTTAGAAATTGTTGCTAAAGGAGTTGTTATTGAAGCTAGAACTAATAGTAAACCTTCATATTCCTTTAATCCCAAAAGTAAAAATATCGAGAAAAAAGGTATTGAGTACAGAATTGCTCTTTCAAGTTTTTTAAACTCCAATGCTCCAATATAAAACATTAATGCAATAATTGCAGACTGATAAACACCATGTAAGCCACCATTTAAATATAAATCAGGGATAATAAAAACAACTGAAGTACCTATTAAAAGTTTAGTTTTTATTAAATTCTTTATTGCCATTCCTAAAGCATTTAAAAAAATTGCCAAAACTCCTAAAAAGGCTACAAAAGATGATAACACTTCTAGTCTCTTTTAAAAATCAAAATTTGCTAATTTCATTAATGTAATACTTACAGGTTTTATTAATTTATCATTAAAATCATAATATACATTGTGACAAGCTTTTTGATGTTTTTCTTCTCCATCATCACTTCCTATTAAAGCAAAAGCCCCTGGAATATCATTTAAATAGTAACTAAAATCTTCACTTGCCATAATTGGAGTAGCAATATCACTTTGCCACTGTTCTCCTAAAGTTTCTTTTAATACTTTTCTTACTTTTAAAGAAGCTTCTTTATGATTTATTGTTGCATTATATCTATCTCTTAATTCTACATCAATATCTACATTATAAGTTGTTGCAATATTCTGTGATATTATTTTTATTTGTTTAAATACTTTTTCTTTTAGCTTTAAATTTGGAACACGAATACTTCCTTCAACCTTTGCTATATCTGGAATAACAGTTACTCCACTAGGAGCATCAATAGAAGTAACAGAAACTACAACTGCATCTTGAGGAGCAACTTGTCTACTTACAATTTGTTGTAAAGCCATAGTTAAAGCAGAGGCAGCTAAAACAGGATCTCGACATAATTCTGGTTGGGAAGAGTGTCCTCCTTGTCCTTTTAAGGTAATATGAAAAGTTCCATTCCCTGCCATTACCGTACCTTCAGGGCAGATAGCTTGACCAAATTTTATTGCAGGCCAATTGTGCCATCCAAATATCATATCAACATTTTTTAAAGCACCTTCTTCAAGCATCTTTTTTGCTCCATGCCCACCTTCTTCAGCAGGTTGAAAAATTAAAGAAACAGGGTTTTGAAGTTTTTTTTCATTTTGTTTTAACCAAATAGCAACAGCCATTAAAGTTGCTGTATGTCCATCATGCCCACAAGCATGCATACATTTTGCTTTAGTTGATTTATATTCAACATTTGTTTTCTCTTCTAAAGGAAGAGCATCAATATCTCCTCTTAAGGCAATATGCAAACCTTTTTTATCTTGGGCAAATAAAGCTACTGTCCCTGTATTTGCATATGTTTTATATGTAATATTATGATTATCAAGTATTTCTCTAATAGCTTTTGCAGTATTAGTTTCTTCCCATGTTAGCTCAGGGTTTTTATGTAACTCATGCCTAAAGTTTATAGCAAAGTTTACTACATCATCAAAATTTTTATACATAGGAACTCCTTAAATTTTTTTGTCATTGGTTTTGTGTTAAACCAAATAGACTTTGAACACTTTCTAAGAAAGTAACATCTCTAAAAGCAATATCTCTTAGAAATAGTGCAATTTCTGGAATAAAAATAAGTGCAACAGATACACTTAGAAGAATTATAATAAAAGGTGGTGTTCCTTTTATTACTTCTAAATAGGGTCTTTTAAATACTGCTATTGCAGTAAAAATATCACATCCAAATGGAGGTGTAGCTGAACCAATGGCAACTTGTAAAGTAATAATGGTTCCAACTAAAACAGGGTCTAATCCTACAGCATCAACAACTGGTGCAAAAATTGGAACTAGAACCAAAATAACAACAATTGGATCAACAAACATACAGCCTATGAAAAAGGCGATTGAAATAATAAATAAAACTTCATATGAACCCATTGATCTTATGCCAATAGCATTTAGAACTTCTTGGGGAACTTGTGCAAAAGATAATACCCAAGCAAAACTTGCTCCAGCTGCAACTAATATAAATACAACACCTGTAACTAGTCCAGTTGATTTAGCAGTGGCATAAAGGTCTTTAAAGTTCATAGTTTTAAAAATAATACCTTCTAAAAATATTGCATAAGCAACACTTACAGCAGCTGCTTCTGTAGGACTAAAAATACCTCCAAAAATACCACCTACAATTATTGCAGGGAAACCTAAGGGCCATAAAGCTTTATAAAGTGCAACACTCCTTTGCTTCCAAGATGATTTTGGTTCAGTTGGTATATTATTTTTATAAGCATAAATTATACTATAAATTGAAAATAAAAATAAAATCAGCAGTCCTGGACCAATTCCTGCTACAAAAAGTTCAGGTATTGATGTTTTTGCAACAATTCCATAAATAATCATTCCTATACTTGGTGGAATTAAAAAAGCAATATCACTTGAGTTTACAATTAAAGCTAAAATAAAAGAGTCTTTATATCCACCTTTTTTAAGCCTTGGTCTAAGTGGAGAACCAATGGCAACTACTGTTGCTTGAGTGGAGCCTGAAACCGCTCCAAACATAGTACAGGCACCTGCTGTACTTACAGCTAATCCACCTTTAATATGACCTACAAAAGCCATTACTAAATCTATTAGTTTTTCAGCAGATTTACCTCTTGTCATAATATCAGCAGAAAGAATAAACATTGGAACAGCAATTAATGCAGCTGGTCTAATTCCACCCATCATTTGCTGAATAATAAATTCCATCTTTGAAAAGTCTGCATTAAATAATAAATATATTCCAAAGGTAGTTCCTGCAATTAAAGGTATCATCATAGGAAAACCTATTAATAGTAAAATCAACATTAAAATAAAAATAGAAATAGCAAGGTGTTCTTTTAAATATTCTGTTAGTTTAAAACTTGTGTCTTTTATTGTTTCATTATTAGATATTTTTCCTATTTCTTCATTTTTTTCATTCCACATAAGGGTATTGATTTTAATCTGTCCATCACTTAGTTTAGAAATATCAATATTTTCAATTTCCCAAAAACCTCTTTTATCAGATTCTGTTTCAAGTTTTATTTTCTTTGATTTTGAGTCTATAATTTCTATATTAACAAGTTGCCATTTATGTGAGTCAAAATTTTCAGACTCTGCTGAACCATAGATTGAAAGTTCAAGGTTTTTATTATCAATTGCAATTTCATCAAAATACATAGTTACTGAATCTTCAGCAAGACTTGATAATGAAACACTTAGTATAAAAGAAAGTATGATAAAAATCTTTTTAAAAATTTTTTCCATAAGTTTACCTTTCTTCTTCATCACTATTTTTTACAGAAGTATAGCCATCTTTAATATTTGTAGAAAGATATACATCTTTTTCACTTAAGTTTTTTATTACAGTAAAGAAGTATTGTAAGCCTGTAACTGTAAAACCAATAGGCACCCAAAGGTAAACATAAAAAACGGGAATTCCAATAGCAGGTAAAATTCTACCACTTTTATAGACTTCAATAATATATTCAAAAGAGTATTTTGCTAATAAAAACATGAACATTGAAGTAATAAATGAGATAAAAATAATAATGATTTTTCTAGTTTTTGTTGGCATTGCATCATATATTGCAGACATTCTAATATGTCGACCATTTC
Proteins encoded in this region:
- a CDS encoding YbfB/YjiJ family MFS transporter — its product is MKINLLDRNSNPAIILAGILALIVGVGVARFVFTSLLPSMLDDFLTITFAGVLASLNFAGYLGGSIFASFIKDINTKVKYFRFGMFLCIVTTLVLGISSNETLWTISRIVAGFGAAMALVVGSAIVMTKLKMDNKTKAMGIHFSGIGFSVFVTDIIVRIVFAYEATWRDAWIVLTIFGFIASIYSMYILSFDKELKQNVVKHKFDRSLFSPFVVLLIIAYFTEGVGFVVQGTFLPDIINSLEGLDGYGSFTWTLVGLAGIPSCIIWMTLANKFGSVNIIIIAMLVQIVGILISALTTNVYLNLFSGVLYGGTFVGLVALFMNLGGKLAGKNPVVLMGAFTTAYGIGQVGAPLYSVKLIELYNSYSEALYVTALIVFIGVLLLMFSKTIMTEEQRNL
- a CDS encoding tautomerase family protein translates to MPIINVKMTHEDGGATKEQKEQLAQKLTQAFVEVFKRGEKTCVVTVDEISTDNYAIGGETITNIRKKS
- the doeB2 gene encoding N(2)-acetyl-L-2,4-diaminobutanoate deacetylase DoeB2; the protein is MYKNFDDVVNFAINFRHELHKNPELTWEETNTAKAIREILDNHNITYKTYANTGTVALFAQDKKGLHIALRGDIDALPLEEKTNVEYKSTKAKCMHACGHDGHTATLMAVAIWLKQNEKKLQNPVSLIFQPAEEGGHGAKKMLEEGALKNVDMIFGWHNWPAIKFGQAICPEGTVMAGNGTFHITLKGQGGHSSQPELCRDPVLAASALTMALQQIVSRQVAPQDAVVVSVTSIDAPSGVTVIPDIAKVEGSIRVPNLKLKEKVFKQIKIISQNIATTYNVDIDVELRDRYNATINHKEASLKVRKVLKETLGEQWQSDIATPIMASEDFSYYLNDIPGAFALIGSDDGEEKHQKACHNVYYDFNDKLIKPVSITLMKLANFDF
- a CDS encoding TRAP transporter large permease, which codes for MEKIFKKIFIILSFILSVSLSSLAEDSVTMYFDEIAIDNKNLELSIYGSAESENFDSHKWQLVNIEIIDSKSKKIKLETESDKRGFWEIENIDISKLSDGQIKINTLMWNEKNEEIGKISNNETIKDTSFKLTEYLKEHLAISIFILMLILLLIGFPMMIPLIAGTTFGIYLLFNADFSKMEFIIQQMMGGIRPAALIAVPMFILSADIMTRGKSAEKLIDLVMAFVGHIKGGLAVSTAGACTMFGAVSGSTQATVVAIGSPLRPRLKKGGYKDSFILALIVNSSDIAFLIPPSIGMIIYGIVAKTSIPELFVAGIGPGLLILFLFSIYSIIYAYKNNIPTEPKSSWKQRSVALYKALWPLGFPAIIVGGIFGGIFSPTEAAAVSVAYAIFLEGIIFKTMNFKDLYATAKSTGLVTGVVFILVAAGASFAWVLSFAQVPQEVLNAIGIRSMGSYEVLFIISIAFFIGCMFVDPIVVILVLVPIFAPVVDAVGLDPVLVGTIITLQVAIGSATPPFGCDIFTAIAVFKRPYLEVIKGTPPFIIILLSVSVALIFIPEIALFLRDIAFRDVTFLESVQSLFGLTQNQ
- a CDS encoding TRAP transporter small permease codes for the protein MNNSKKNPLLKSLDTIDNILSKVEGVMLAIGIIAIAITTITSVISRFIFNDALTITDELNMIFIIIVTFAGLSYAARNGRHIRMSAIYDAMPTKTRKIIIIFISFITSMFMFLLAKYSFEYIIEVYKSGRILPAIGIPVFYVYLWVPIGFTVTGLQYFFTVIKNLSEKDVYLSTNIKDGYTSVKNSDEEER
- a CDS encoding YgjV family protein; the protein is MAIFLNALGMAIKNLIKTKLLIGTSVVFIIPDLYLNGGLHGVYQSAIIALMFYIGALEFKKLERAILYSIPFFSIFLLLGLKEYEGLLLVLASITTPLATISKDSFKMKSLLLISTVSWGAYAFLINAWFAFLFDLLGFIALIYFFGKYKMEKKKS